In Panulirus ornatus isolate Po-2019 chromosome 40, ASM3632096v1, whole genome shotgun sequence, a single window of DNA contains:
- the LOC139761380 gene encoding arginine kinase isoform X5, with translation MFSLWYAVLGFQECQAMMSQESSITKMADAATIAKLEEGFKKLEAATTCKSLLKKYLTKEVFDQLKTKKTNLGATLLDVIQSGVENLDSGIGIYAPDAQAYSLFSPLFDPIIEDYHKGFKQTDKHPNKDFGDVNQFIDVDPDRKFVISTRVRCGRSMEGYPFNPCLTEAQYKEMEDKVSSTLSNLEGELKGTYFPLTGMTKEVQQKLIDDHFLFKEGDRFLQAANACRFWPTGRGIFHNDNKTFLVWVNEEDHLRIISMQMGGDLGQVYRRLVTAVNDIEKRVPFSHHERLGFLTFCPTNLGTTVRASVHIKLPKLAANREKLEEVASRYSLQVRGTRGEHTEAEGGIYDISNKRRMGLTEFQAVKEMQDGIIEMIKIEKEMQ, from the exons CCAGGAATCTTCAATCACCAAAATGGCTGACGCTGCCACCATCGCCAAGCTGGAGGAAGGCTTCAAGAAGCTTGAGGCTGCCACAACATGCAAGTCCCTGCTCAAGAAGTACCTGACCAAGGAGGTCTTCGACCAACTGAAGACCAAGAAGACCAACCTGGGGGCCACACTCCTCGACGTCATCCAGTCCG GCGTGGAGAACTTAGACTCTGGCATTGGTATCTACGCCCCAGATGCTCAGGcttactccctcttctccccgcTCTTCGACCCCATCATTGAAGACTACCACAAGGGCTTCAAACAGACTGACAAGCACCCAAACAAGGACTTCGGCGACGTGAACCAGTTCATCGACGTGGACCCCGACCGTAAGTTCGTCATCTCCACCCGCGTGCGCTGTGGTCGCTCCATGGAGGGCTACCCCTTCAACCCCTGCCTGACGGAGGCGCAGTACAAGGAGATGGAGGACAAGGTCTCCTCCACCTTGAGCAACCTCGAGGGCGAGCTCAAGGGCACCTACTTCCCCCTGACGGGCATGACCAAGGAAGTCCAGCAGAAGCTGATCGACGACCACTTCCTCTTCAAGGAGGGCGACCGCTTCCTGCAGGCGGCCAACGCGTGCCGCTTCTGGCCCACCGGGCGCGGCATCTTCCACAACGACAACAAGACCTTCCTGGTCTGGGTGAACGAGGAGGACCACCTGCGCATCATCTCCATGCAGATGGGCGGCGACCTGGGCCAGGTCTACCGTCGTTTGGTCACCGCCGTCAACGACATTGAGAAGCGGGTGCCCTTCTCTCACCACGAGCGTTTGGGCTTCCTCACCTTCTGCCCCACCAACCTGGGCACCACCGTGCGCGCCTCCGTCCACATTAAGCTGCCCAAGCTGGCCGCCAACCgcgagaagctggaggaagtcgCTTCCAGGTACAGCCTGCAGGTGCGCGGCACGCGCGGCGAGCACACGGAGGCCGAGGGCGGGATCTACGACATTTCAAACAAGCGTCGTATGGGCTTGACCGAATTCCAGGCCGTGAAGGAGATGCAAGACGGCATCATTGAGATGATCAAGATCGAGAAAGAGATGCAGTAA
- the LOC139761380 gene encoding arginine kinase isoform X6, whose amino-acid sequence MADAATIAKLEEGFKKLEAATTCKSLLKKYLTKEVFDQLKTKKTNLGATLLDVIQSGVENLDSGIGIYAPDAQAYSLFSPLFDPIIEDYHKGFKQTDKHPNKDFGDVNQFIDVDPDRKFVISTRVRCGRSMEGYPFNPCLTEAQYKEMEDKVSSTLSNLEGELKGTYFPLTGMTKEVQQKLIDDHFLFKEGDRFLQAANACRFWPTGRGIFHNDNKTFLVWVNEEDHLRIISMQMGGDLGQVYRRLVTAVNDIEKRVPFSHHERLGFLTFCPTNLGTTVRASVHIKLPKLAANREKLEEVASRYSLQVRGTRGEHTEAEGGIYDISNKRRMGLTEFQAVKEMQDGIIEMIKIEKEMQ is encoded by the exons ATGGCTGACGCTGCCACCATCGCCAAGCTGGAGGAAGGCTTCAAGAAGCTTGAGGCTGCCACAACATGCAAGTCCCTGCTCAAGAAGTACCTGACCAAGGAGGTCTTCGACCAACTGAAGACCAAGAAGACCAACCTGGGGGCCACACTCCTCGACGTCATCCAGTCCG GCGTGGAGAACTTAGACTCTGGCATTGGTATCTACGCCCCAGATGCTCAGGcttactccctcttctccccgcTCTTCGACCCCATCATTGAAGACTACCACAAGGGCTTCAAACAGACTGACAAGCACCCAAACAAGGACTTCGGCGACGTGAACCAGTTCATCGACGTGGACCCCGACCGTAAGTTCGTCATCTCCACCCGCGTGCGCTGTGGTCGCTCCATGGAGGGCTACCCCTTCAACCCCTGCCTGACGGAGGCGCAGTACAAGGAGATGGAGGACAAGGTCTCCTCCACCTTGAGCAACCTCGAGGGCGAGCTCAAGGGCACCTACTTCCCCCTGACGGGCATGACCAAGGAAGTCCAGCAGAAGCTGATCGACGACCACTTCCTCTTCAAGGAGGGCGACCGCTTCCTGCAGGCGGCCAACGCGTGCCGCTTCTGGCCCACCGGGCGCGGCATCTTCCACAACGACAACAAGACCTTCCTGGTCTGGGTGAACGAGGAGGACCACCTGCGCATCATCTCCATGCAGATGGGCGGCGACCTGGGCCAGGTCTACCGTCGTTTGGTCACCGCCGTCAACGACATTGAGAAGCGGGTGCCCTTCTCTCACCACGAGCGTTTGGGCTTCCTCACCTTCTGCCCCACCAACCTGGGCACCACCGTGCGCGCCTCCGTCCACATTAAGCTGCCCAAGCTGGCCGCCAACCgcgagaagctggaggaagtcgCTTCCAGGTACAGCCTGCAGGTGCGCGGCACGCGCGGCGAGCACACGGAGGCCGAGGGCGGGATCTACGACATTTCAAACAAGCGTCGTATGGGCTTGACCGAATTCCAGGCCGTGAAGGAGATGCAAGACGGCATCATTGAGATGATCAAGATCGAGAAAGAGATGCAGTAA